The genomic DNA TGCGGGCAGGGTGAAACGTGCACGTTACACACCTCGGAAGCCCCCGGCCGGCGCCCGAACATCCCCATTTGTCCACCCCCAAGTGCTCGACTTCAGCTACTCCGTTCGATGACTGGAGTCGGGTACGAGACGAATCCAGAATTGATCAAGTCGGCCGATGATCAATTTTCGGGCCGCCATGCATTCCTTACGGGGCCTTACGAGAAAATCCGCAAGCCGATGGCGACCGCACTTATGTGAATGGCAGACGAGTGCGTGGCCAAAGCGGCCGATCGGGTGGGCGTGAACACGGGGCCGGGGAGGGTTCGCGTACGGCGCCGAAGGGGCCGGTGGGCACGAAGAGGCGGGTCGGGTGCGGCGGCGCGGGAACGGCTCGGTAACCTAAGGCCGCTGACAGACACTTAGGGCGGCTTTACAGCCGTAGGACCGCCCCACCCCGTACCGCCCACGTTCTAGGAGTTGCCGCCGCCGTGAGCAGCAGCCTTCGACGCGGCGCCCTCGCCGCCGCCGCCATCGCGTTCTCGATCGCCTCGCTCGCCGCGTGCGGTGCCGGCAACAACGCCCAGACCCTGGAAGTCAAGCCGGACAACGCGGCCACCAGTGTCGGCGACATCATGGTCCAGAACGCGCTCGTGATCACCCAGCCCGACCCGAAGGCCACGGGTCCGGCCGTGATCTCCGCGACCCTCTTCAACAACGGCCGCACCGCCCAGACCCTGGACTCGATCAGCGTCGAGGGCGACGGCACCGCCGAGCTCTCGCCCGCCAAGGGCAAGGGCAAGGTGACCGTCCCGGCCGGCGGCTCCGTCGTCCTGGGCGGCAAGGGCAACGCCTCCGCCGTGCTGGCCAGCCCCGGTGCGGACGTCAAGACCGGCAACGCCCAGAAGGTCACGTTCTCCTTCAGCAAGACCGGTGACGTGAGCCTGCGCGCGTTCGTCGTCCCGGCCGAGAGCTACTTCAGCAAGTGGGGCCCGAGCCAGATCCCGGCGGCGCCGGGCGCCACGGCGTCGGCCACGGCCACCGCGACCACCAGCCCGTCCGGGTCGGCGTCGGGCACCCCCACGGACAAGGCGTCGAGCTCCACGGCGACCGCCACGGCGACGGCGACCGCGTCGAACTCCGCCGGTCACTGATCTCCGTACGGCCGGATCGACTCCGTACGACCGGATCGACTCCGTTCGGCCGGGTCGTCTCCGTACGACCGGATCGGCTCCGTACGGGGACGGCCCTGCCGTACGCACGAAGGGCGGGACCCCTCCTGGGGTGCCGCCCTTCGTCGTGCCCTGCTTCTTGCCGTTGCCCTGCTTCGGTGCGCGCGCCGCGCCGCCGGCCTACGGCTCGAACTTGTAGCCGAGACCACGCACCGTCACCAGGTACCGCGGCGCGCCCGGGTCCGGCTCGATCTTCGCGCGCAGGCGCTTCACGTGGACGTCCAGGGTCTTGGTGTCACCGACGTAGTCGG from Streptomyces avermitilis MA-4680 = NBRC 14893 includes the following:
- a CDS encoding copper chaperone PCu(A)C — protein: MSSSLRRGALAAAAIAFSIASLAACGAGNNAQTLEVKPDNAATSVGDIMVQNALVITQPDPKATGPAVISATLFNNGRTAQTLDSISVEGDGTAELSPAKGKGKVTVPAGGSVVLGGKGNASAVLASPGADVKTGNAQKVTFSFSKTGDVSLRAFVVPAESYFSKWGPSQIPAAPGATASATATATTSPSGSASGTPTDKASSSTATATATATASNSAGH